Within Oscillospiraceae bacterium, the genomic segment CATGCGCGAAAGCACCGTGTCGCTACCGCTTTGAAGTGACAGGTGAAATTGAGGGCAGAACTGCGGTATTTCCGCAAGCGCGTGTAAAAAGCGGTCTTGCATCAAATCCGCCTCGACCGAACCTAGCCGAATCCGCTCAGCTCCGGCTTTGGCCGCTTCTTTCACGGCATCGGCAAGACTGCAGCACAAATCCTGCCCGTATGCAGCGAGATTGATTCCGGTCAGGACGATTTCGCGGTGCCCCGCGGCTGTAAGGTTTTTGATATGTCCGCCAATCTCGGCAAGCGGCATTGAACGAACCCGTCCGCGCGCATAAGGGATGATGCAGTACGAACAAAAACGGTCGCAGCCGTCTTCGATTTTTAGAAACGCGCGGGTTTTATGTTCAAAGCAAACAGGGGAAAGCTGTTCAAAAGTATCGTTCGCCAAATGCGGATTGATTTGTATGATTCGCTTTTTATCTTTTAAAAAGCGCTCGACCAGTGCGGGGATATCTTTGCGGCCTTTTGATCCGACGATGATATCCGCATCATAAGAAGCGGGATTTTCGGCGACCTGCGGCATACATCCGCACAGCACAACGACGGCGTTTGGATAGGTTCTGCGCATTTTCGAAAGTGCCTGCCGGCTCTTGTGTTCGCTCTCGACTGTCACGGCGCAGGTATTGACGAGGCAGATGTCGGGGGTCATTTTTGAACTCGGTGTTAAAACGAAATGGCCGCCATGAGAAAAAAGCTCTCCGACGGCCTGACTTTCACTTTGATTCACTTTGCAACCCAAGGTGGCGATTAAAACGTTCATTATTTTATGTCACCATCCTCCGGCTTAATCGGCTGCTTTTTCGACCGTTTTCCGAACTTATCAAGCAAGGAATCAGATTTCTGCATCGGCTTCCACAGCGAGATGTAACCGTTGTCCTGCATATTTTTGATGATGACGATCGAGATCGGGAATATGAAAATGCCGATACCGCCCATGATTTTAACGCCGACATACATTGCCATCAGCGTGACGATCGGGTGGACTTCGATGGATTGACCGACGATTTTCGGCTCAATGATCTGCCGGACGACCTGAATGACGACATAGAGAATCAACAAGCCCAAAGCAAAGAGATAATTTCCATTGATCACCGAGATGATTGCCCACGGCCAAAGCACAAAACCGGTACCGAAGACGGGCAGAATGTCGATAAACGCGGTGATTGCGGCAATCGCAATGGCATACGGTTCGCCGAGAATCATCAAGCCGACGGTTAATTCGGTGAAGGTGATCAGGATGATCAGCAGATAAGCCCTGAAAAGCTTACCGAGAGAGGTTTTCATCGAATTGTTAAATCCGGGAATCATCTGTCGGATTTTTTCAGGCAGCTGCAGTTTGATAAAATCGGTAACCCTGTTATAATCCCCGCTGAAGATAAACGAGGCGATGATTGTGATGACCAAACCCAAAAAGAAGCCGGGGGCGGCACTGACCGCATTTGTGACAAACCGAGTCAGCGTGGAGCCGAAACCGGAGACAAAATTGACGACCATGGAATTGGCCGATGACTGGAACTTTTCTGGGATTTTTGCAATCAGGTTCGAGAGCGTCAGCGTAATCTGACTGACCAGATTGCCATCGATCACCCGGTCGTTGATGAATTTTGCGATTTGTTTGTAAATTTCATAACCAATCAAAGTCAGCAGCGCCGCGAAGACCACCAAAACCAAAAGTGTCACAATCGCAGAGCCGATTTTAAGCGGGATTTTAATTTTACGGAGCAATTTTCTTGCGAAGAAGTTTGCGATTGATGCAAGGCAAAAGCCGATTAAAAAAGGTAAAAACCAAGGGAAGACATATTTAAAGATAACAAAAAGCAGTCCGATCACAACTGCCCAGAAAAAACAGGTAAGAATAAAACTCTTTTTGCGTTCGTCGGTGAGATTCACCGAAATGCCTCCTTCCGGTTTTAAATCAGCAGTCGCAGATCTCGTCAAGGCAGTATTTTCCGAGTACCGGCGGCTCACGGTCAATCCATTTGCCGTTGGTAAAATCGGGGATCGGAACTTGCTGGCCGCCCATTGCGATCGAGTCCTCCGACAGGCAGGTGATGGCCATCCAGGCTGCCATATCGTAGACGTCAATCGGGGTTTTGGTGCCGTTTTGGAGGGACTCGATAAAAGCGCGCAGGACCAGATAATCCATTCCGCCGTGTCCGCCTTCGACACCGTGTTCGCGGAACCATTTCCAAAGCGGATGACGGTAGTGGTCGTAGTAATCTTCGATGCTCTCCCATTTGTGATCCCACCCGTCGCGTGGGCTGATGCCGTCAAAGAAAACGCCGTTTTTATCCTCCATCCAGATGCCTTTTGTCCCCTGCAGAAGGTTTCCGCGTGAATATGGACGAGGCAGAGAGGTATCGTGGGTCAATACGATGGTTTCGCCGTGAGCACACTTGATGACGGTGGTCACGACATCGCCCAACGCAAAAGTATATTCGGCATTTTCAAAATCATTTCCGCGATTTTTCTTGATCCATTCGTTGACGCCGCGGGATTTTGAGGCAAACGAGGCCAAAGAGAGCATCCGGTTGCCCCGGTTGATCGAGAACCATTTGGAAATCGGCCCGAGTTCGTGGGTCGGATAGACCTCACCGTTGCGGTGTTTATAATTGTTCAGGCGGTAATGGCGCAATTCGTTTCCGAGCGCGACTTGTTCGCGCAGATCGTGACGATATCCCCCTTCGGCATGGATGAGCTCGCCGAACATGCCTTTTTTGATCATATTCAGAACCGTCATCTCGGTTTCGCCGTAGCAGCAATTTTCGAGCAGCATGACCGGCACACCGGTCTGTTCATGGGTTTTTACAAGATCCCAGCACTGTTCGATCGAATAGGCTCCGCCGACTTCGGTTGCGACGGCTTTTCCGGCCTTCATCGCATCGAGGCAGACCGGGAAATGCGACTCCCAGTTAGATGGGGTGATTATCGCGTCCACTTCCGGCAGTGTGAGTACTTCACGGTAATCGAGAAAACCTTTGGGTGTATTTCCGCGTTTTGTGATAACATCGTTTTTAGCTTGTTCGACACGGTCGGCATATCGATCGGAAAGAGCAATGATATTGACATCGGGCATGGTCTCGAGCATCAGATTCATCAAGCCGATACCTCTTTGACCCAAGCCCGAGAAAGCCACGTTAATATTCTTTTTGGCCGCTTGAGACATAAATAAACACCTCAAAAATGATTTCGGTGCAACCGAAATTACACCTGCTTTTATCTTACCAAAATCGACCGATATTGTCAATAAAAACGAACACCATTTCAGGCGTAAAAATTAAACTAAAATGTGAAGTGACTTCGACGAACTGTTACGTT encodes:
- the mtaB gene encoding tRNA (N(6)-L-threonylcarbamoyladenosine(37)-C(2))-methylthiotransferase MtaB, translated to MNVLIATLGCKVNQSESQAVGELFSHGGHFVLTPSSKMTPDICLVNTCAVTVESEHKSRQALSKMRRTYPNAVVVLCGCMPQVAENPASYDADIIVGSKGRKDIPALVERFLKDKKRIIQINPHLANDTFEQLSPVCFEHKTRAFLKIEDGCDRFCSYCIIPYARGRVRSMPLAEIGGHIKNLTAAGHREIVLTGINLAAYGQDLCCSLADAVKEAAKAGAERIRLGSVEADLMQDRFLHALAEIPQFCPQFHLSLQSGSDTVLSRMNRHYTTEEYYRLTRKLKTLFQNPSFTTDIMVGFPGETDNEFAESVDFVQKVGFSRLHVFAYSARPGTPAAKMTQVPPDVKKQRAASMAEIGDKLVADFAVSQIGQTVSVLFETVKNGQYLGRAENYVPIIVESPIDLRKQILSVLVISSEGETCFGTVIS
- the ytvI gene encoding sporulation integral membrane protein YtvI, with translation MNLTDERKKSFILTCFFWAVVIGLLFVIFKYVFPWFLPFLIGFCLASIANFFARKLLRKIKIPLKIGSAIVTLLVLVVFAALLTLIGYEIYKQIAKFINDRVIDGNLVSQITLTLSNLIAKIPEKFQSSANSMVVNFVSGFGSTLTRFVTNAVSAAPGFFLGLVITIIASFIFSGDYNRVTDFIKLQLPEKIRQMIPGFNNSMKTSLGKLFRAYLLIILITFTELTVGLMILGEPYAIAIAAITAFIDILPVFGTGFVLWPWAIISVINGNYLFALGLLILYVVIQVVRQIIEPKIVGQSIEVHPIVTLMAMYVGVKIMGGIGIFIFPISIVIIKNMQDNGYISLWKPMQKSDSLLDKFGKRSKKQPIKPEDGDIK
- a CDS encoding Gfo/Idh/MocA family oxidoreductase — translated: MSQAAKKNINVAFSGLGQRGIGLMNLMLETMPDVNIIALSDRYADRVEQAKNDVITKRGNTPKGFLDYREVLTLPEVDAIITPSNWESHFPVCLDAMKAGKAVATEVGGAYSIEQCWDLVKTHEQTGVPVMLLENCCYGETEMTVLNMIKKGMFGELIHAEGGYRHDLREQVALGNELRHYRLNNYKHRNGEVYPTHELGPISKWFSINRGNRMLSLASFASKSRGVNEWIKKNRGNDFENAEYTFALGDVVTTVIKCAHGETIVLTHDTSLPRPYSRGNLLQGTKGIWMEDKNGVFFDGISPRDGWDHKWESIEDYYDHYRHPLWKWFREHGVEGGHGGMDYLVLRAFIESLQNGTKTPIDVYDMAAWMAITCLSEDSIAMGGQQVPIPDFTNGKWIDREPPVLGKYCLDEICDC